The following nucleotide sequence is from Halobacillus mangrovi.
TATCAAAATCTGTTTTTGACTCTGATGAATGGAAGACTCTACAGCTTCTAGGGAAATTCCAACGGAAACTGCACCCAATTGGTTTCCCTTATCATTATAAACTGGAGTAAAAGCTCTTAAGGATTTCCCTAAAGTCCCTGTTGAACGGGATGTATATTCTTGACCCTGCAAAACCCTTTTCTCATCGCCTCCAACAAAATGGTTCCCAATTCGTTTTGGATCAGGGTGAGAATAGCGGATCCCTTTCATATCCATCACAACAACGAACATCACATCAGATGCTTTTTGGATGGTCATTGCGTAACTCTGGATACTTTCCTCTGTCTGTGCTCCTTGTAAACGATTTTCAACAACAGTGGATTCAGCAACAGTTCTTGCAACGGTCATTGCTTTTTCCTGTAATTGAGTTTCAATATTCTCTGTAGTTGTATTTCTTATTAATAAACCGGTGATCAGCAACGAAACTGATACAACCAGGCATACGAAAAGAATGATAATTGTACGTAATTTTAAACGGGATTTATACATACTGCCACCTCTGGATGAAGGAATAGTTTTGAATAATTCTAAATATTGTGTAAAAGTATATCGCTTTTTTAGAAAACCTTCAAAGAGAGCAAAAGGTGTGGAAGTAATATTTGAGAAGGTAGATAATTAGAAAACTAGAGGTTAGTGTAATTGTGCAAAGTTATTTATAATGAGTAAGAAAGTAATTTTAATTTTTAAGGGATATGGTACAGTTTGAAAAATTTCATTAGATATGGTGTGTTAGGGATAGTTTCTTTAATTATTACCCTAGGCTTAGGCTTTTACATTTGGCTCAAATAACCTACAAACCTTCCAAAGACCTTGATCAATTAGTTCAAGATATAAATGATGGAGAAGGTTGGGTCACTTATAAGCCAGAAGAAAATAAAAAGAAGATGGGAGTTATTTTATATCCTGGTGCAAAAGTAGAACCTGAAGCCTATAGTTACATTGCTGAGCAGCTATCGGGTAAAGGATACCTGGTAGGGATCCCTGATGTAATGTTAAATTTACCAATGTTTGATATAAATAAAGCAGAAGAAGCTATTAATAAATACGACTCGATTGAAAAATGGTATGTAGGTGGCCATTCTTTAGGGGGAGTTTCTGCGGCTTCTTTCGCTCAAAGCCATCCTGAGAAGGTGGAAGGTCTTATTTTCTTAGCTTCGTATCCTAGTAAAGGGAATAGCTTTGCTGATTCTGATTTACTGATGTTGTCCATTTATGCTGAAAATGATGGGCTCTCGACTGTAGATGAAATAAAAGAAAAAGAGTCATTGTTATCCGGCCAAGCTGCTTTTTATGAGATAAAAGGAGGGAACCACGCGAAATTTGGTGTATATGGTTCTCAAAAAGGAGATGAAAAGGCTGTTATATCAGTAGAAAAACAGCAAGATATTATCGTGAATGTTATTTTTGAGTGGCTGGAAAACCAGTAAGTCTATTCAAATAAAAAACCCATCGCACATGCGATGGGTTTTCATTAAACTTATTAACGAGAGTAGAACTCAACGATAAGAGCTTCATTGATTTCAGATGGAAGCTCAGAACGCTCAGGGTAACGAGTGTACGTTCCTTCACGCTTGTCTTCGTCGAAAGTAAGGTATTCTG
It contains:
- a CDS encoding alpha/beta hydrolase; this translates as MAQITYKPSKDLDQLVQDINDGEGWVTYKPEENKKKMGVILYPGAKVEPEAYSYIAEQLSGKGYLVGIPDVMLNLPMFDINKAEEAINKYDSIEKWYVGGHSLGGVSAASFAQSHPEKVEGLIFLASYPSKGNSFADSDLLMLSIYAENDGLSTVDEIKEKESLLSGQAAFYEIKGGNHAKFGVYGSQKGDEKAVISVEKQQDIIVNVIFEWLENQ